The DNA segment TGGCAgtaaggttattaatggagtcttagcttagGTTCATTTCACGGTGGGTCCCCAAACTCAATCTGTAGTGATTCCCCAgtttcagaatgcataattgggatGGATGTGCTCAGCAAATGGCAAAACTCCAACATTGAACCTCTGACAAGTGGGATAAGGCCTATTACAGTAGGAAAAGCAAAGTGGAAGCCAATAGAACCACCTGTATATaagaaaacagtaaaccaaaagcaatatcgCACTCCTGGAGGGTTTGCAGAGATTATTGCCACCGTCAAGGACTTGAAAGATCCAATGATAGTAATTCCCAACACATCCTCATTCAATTTGCCTATTTGGTCTGTGTAAAAAACAGAAGCATCTTGGAGAATGAAAATGGGTTATTGTAAACTTAACCacgtggtgactccaattgcagctactattccagatgtagtttcattgcttttaGCAAATCAGTACATCCCTGGATCTGGTGCTCAGCAATTGATCTGGCTGATGGCCTTTTCTCATTATCAAAGGAACCCCAGCAACAGTTTGTTTTAGCTGGCACATCCAGTAATAcatcttcactgtcctacctcagcagtatatcaacactccagccctatgtcataatttaatccataggggctttgatcacttttcccttccacatgacGTCATACAGGTctgttacattgatgacattatgcacATTGGACTTGTAAAGAAAAAACGTCTATAATTCTGGGCTTTTTGGTAAAATGTGTATGCtacagggtgggaaattaatctgacaaaaattcaggagccttctacctcagtgaaatttccagGGACCCAGTGGTGTGGGACaagttgagatattccttctaaagtgaagactAAGTTATTACATTTGGCtcttcccacaactaaaaaggaggcacaacgccTGGTaaacctctttggattttggaggtaacATATCCCTCATAtgagtgtgctactctggcctgtttattaagtgactcgaaaagcttctagttttgagtggggccagaacaagagaagggtcTCCTACAGGTTCAGGCTGTCGTGCAAGGTGATCCCATATTTGGGCCATGTGATCTGCCTAATCAAAAGGTGTTTGTAGTATCAGTGCAGACAGATGTTGTATGGAGTCTTTGGCAGTCCCCTACTTGTGAATAACAGCTCAGACCCATAGGAtttggagcaaagctctgccatcctATGCAGATAACTACCCTctttttgagaaatagtttttgGTATGTCACTGGGTCTTAGCAGCCACTGAACACTTAACTCTGGGCCACTAAGATACCAcggggcctgagctgcccatcatgaactaggtgttgtctgacccacagagccataaagccagatgtgcacagcagcattccatcattaaatggaatatACCAGCTCAGGCCCTAGCacaacctgaaggcacaagtgagCTACATAataagtggcccaaatgcccatggtctccacttctgtaacattacctgccctctcccagtctgcatctatGGGCTCATGAGGAATTCCTCATGACAAGTTGACCGAGGAAGATAAAACTCATACCTGGTTGATAGAtgattctgtgtgatatgcaggtaTCACTCGAAAGTGGACGGCGTCAGCCCTACAGACCTTTTCTAAGAActctctgaaggacagtggtgaagtgaAATACTCTCAATGGGCAGAATTTTGAGCACTACACCTGGTTCTTCACTTTACTTAGAAGGATAAATgtccagatgtgcaattgtatactaaTTCACAGGCTATGACCAATTATTTGGCTGGATGGTCTGGGACTtaaaaggaacatgattggaaaactggagacaaggaaGTATGGGGATGAGGTATGTGGAAAGGCCTCTCTGAGTGGGCCAAAgcagtgaagatatttgtgtctcttgTGACTGTTCATCCAAGAGTGGCCTCAGCAGAACtacattttaacaatcaagtggataggatcaCACTTTCTGTGGAAACaggtcatcctctttccccagctgctcccatcattgcccaatgagCTTATGAGTAGCGTGTCCATGGTAGCAGGGATGAAGGTTATGCATGGGTTCAGCAACATGAACATcaactcaccaaggctgacttggctacagccactgctgagtgtccagtctgccagcagccaagaccaacactgagtccccttTATGGCACCAGTATTCAGGggaatcagccagcaacctggaggCAGGTTGATTAtgttggactgcttccatcatggaaagggagtgttttgttcatactgggatagacacttactctggatcaAATTACCTTCCCtgtatgcaatgcttctgccaaaactactatttgtggacttacagaatgccttatccactgcaatggtatcccacacagcattgcctcagatcaagggacgtACTTCACAGCAAACGGGCCTGTGTTCATGGTCTCACCATCTTACCcaacatcctgaagcagctggcttgatagaataacGGAATAACCTTCTAAAGACataattacagcaccagctaggtggcaataccttgcagcattggggcaatgttctccaggagacttTATATGCTCTAAACAAATCTGCAATGTCCAgtgctctttctcccatagccaggatgcatgggtccaggaatcaagcgatttaaatgggagtggtaccactcactattacctctattgacccacttgcaaaatttttgctttctattCCCATGACActttgctctgtgggtctagaagtcttagttccaaagggaagaatgttcCCACCAGGAAACAcagcactgattccattgaactggaagttaagaatgaaaGTCAGTCCCTTTGGGCTCCTCTggcctctggatcaacaagcgAAGGAGGTAGTGATTGTATTGGCTGGCGTGATTAATTCtgactaccaaggggaaatcagataGATGTTGCATAATGGAGGCAAATAAGAGTATGTCTGTAGTACAAGAGATCCGTTAGGATGTTCCTCAATACTACCATGACCTgcaattaaagtcaatggaaaactagaacaacccaattccaacatgattaCTAATGGCTTCTTCAAGAACGAATATTTGGGTTGCCCCACCAGGCAAATAGCCATGGTCAGCTGAGGTAATTTTGTacggcaaagggaatacagaatgggtggcaggaaaaggtagttctaaataccagctacaaccacatgaaccagttgcagaaacagagATTGTAATTGgttttagtatttcttccttgttttgctgtgtgtgtgtgtgtgtgtgtgtctgtgtgcacacatatatatgtctaaatgtatatgtatttatatatgtgaaaattaactaatattatcattaatatcatacaaaaCAAAACTTCCCTGAAGATCGTACATAAGTGGCTGCAgccatatatcaacagggaactgccagaaattcgaaccagattcagaagaggatgtggaaccatggacatcattgctgatgtcagacggatcctggacGAAAGAAGAGAagatcagaaagatgtttatctgtgttttattgactatgcaaaggcacttgactttgtggatcataacaaattatggataacattgcaaagaataggaattccagaacccttaattgtgctcatgaggaccctttacatagatcaagaggcagttgttcaaacagaataagggaatactccaaggtttaaattcaggaaaggtgtgcctcagggttgtatcctttcaccatacttattcaatctatatgctgagaaaataatccaagaagctggactgtataaaaaAGAAGGGagcatcaggtttggaagaagactcattaacagcctgcattatgcagatgacacaatcttgcttactgaatgtgaagagaacttgaagcagttactgagaTCACAGACTttggtgtggattacacctcaacataaagaaaacaaaaatcctcacaataggaccaatgagcaacatcatgataaatggagaaaagattgaagttgtcaaggatttcattttacttggatccacaatcaacacccatgaaacctacagtcaagaaatcaaaacaaacattgcattgggcaaacctactgcaaaagacctctttatagtgttcaaCAGTAAAGATGGCCCCTTAAAGGCtaaagtgcatctgacccaagccatggtgttttcaattacctcacatgcatgtgaaagctagtcgatgaataaggaagaccgaagaagaactgaggcctttgaagagtggtgttggcagagaatatcgaatataccatggactaccaaaagaatgaatcaatctgtcttggaagaaatacaaccagaatactccttagaagcaaggtttgcaagactttgcctcacatactttgaacatgttatcaggagagatcagttcctggggaagtacagcatgcttggtaaagtggagggtcagccaaaaagaggaagaccctcaaggacatggacttgacacagtgggtgcaagatgggctcaagcataacaacaattatgaatgtggtgaaggaccaggtagtgtttggttctgttgcacataagatcactatgattcggaaccagCTCCgcaactcctaacaacaacagcaagcacCATATCCACCCTCTGTTAACAACTCTACTCTGAGTTATCAAACACGCATAGTTGCCTGACAAATCAAGCCTAGGTTTGACTCCGAGCTAATGTACCTCCTGCACAGCCATTACCCGTCTCTCTGTGGAGGTTGTGGCTTTAtacgatgctgagcaggtttcagtggagcttccaggctaggatgaactaggaagaaaaacctggagatatacttctaaaaatcagccagtgaaaactatgGATCTCAACAGTGTGACCCACAACTAATTacggggatggtgtaggactgggcagtgttttgttctgttgtgcatggggtcaccatgagtcagccatgacttgacagcagctaacaacaagggtTCGGCAGAAGGAAATGATTAGCAGAGGGATGGAAGGAAGAATTTCCAGGAGGGTTAATGACCTGGAAGCTGGAGGGAAGAAAGAATGGGAGGCTGGAGAGAGGCTTTCTTGGGCTGAAGCAAAGAAATCTATCAGAGAGTAGGGCTAAGGTGAGGAGTATCTTTGGTGTCAGGGAGCAGAAGGGCCTGAGCTGTCCACACCAACAAAGCTTGAGCGCAGATATAACCAATGGCCACTACAGGTCTCTGAAGGGATTTCAGACCAGATGACACTTGGACAACATCATTCAGCTGCTCGGTCTGCAAAGACCCAGAGGAGAAAAGTTGTCAAAGCCTGAGGGGCCTGGAAGAAAACAGGTCCACCACCCCTGGTCTGTGATCCAAACTAGGGGATGTTGGGAAGACAAGTGCCATTGCGCCTCCatatgtgtgagagtagaacttcactttgtaagtttttcaatggctgattttggtaAGTAGATCTAcacttctttcttcctagtttgtctagtctgtaagctcctctgaaacctgttcagcatcatagtatcacacaagcctccactgacagacaggtggtggctgcacatgggaCGTTCTGGCTGGCAATGAAACCTGGGGTTCCCACATAGAAGCCaataattttaccactgaaccaccactgcctcttcTTCTGAGTCCTCTGGGTGGACAAaagcctccaaactttcagttagcagcagagcacattaactgtttgcaccacccactggTGGTAAGACAGAGGAAAGGGAGCAGATAATTGGGGTCATGGGAGTggtgggaaaggaagaaggagtGGAGCAAGAGGAGAAGAGGATGGGTCCACACCTACACCTCCTCATCTCACATGAGATTGCTCAGTCCAGCACTGGCTCCTTACCTGAGCCCTCAGAAGGGATCTATCCTATGTCCAGGCCCCTACAGCCTATGGCCCAGCCGTCCAGCAGCCCATTCTTTCGGGCCCTCCTGAGCCTGGGGCTGCTGAGAAGCAGGAAGGTGGAGTGTAAAGAGATGCTGGTGTAGATCGCCACTTGCCAGACCCAGTACCAATGGAGATGCAGGGGCATAAGATTCATCACGGTCACAATCAGGGACAGGAAGTAGGATGTGtagaagacaaggaagaaggacaacAACTTGAGGGCCACGGTGTGTGCCTGGGTGCTGGGATCCCGAGGCCCGGGATGGCTACCCTGCATCTGACGCAGGTGCTGCCATAGAGAGAATATGAGCAGAGCAGTGGATACCAGGAACAGCAGAAAGGGCAACAAAGGCACCAGAGTCTCATGGAGCAGGAAGAACTTCTGACGGAAGGTTATCGCTTGATCAACCCAGCTACCGTTGGTATGGGGAGTCTTGGAGGCCGCCATCTGAATTGCAATGATATGCCCAATGACTGAGGGGATGGTGGTCAGGACGGAGATGGCCAGGGAGCCCAGCAGCAGCGTGGGCACAGAGCGGGAAAGCCTCCACCTGAACCAGAGGAAAGCAGGGTGGGAGAAAAAGGTAATCTTCACACAGTAGAAGACAGAGAGCAAGGCATTCAGCCAGAAGTTGAGCATGTTGTTGAAGTCCCAGAGGATGCGGATGTAGTGCACATTGTCCCTGATGCTGAGGGTAGGCAGGAGACTGTTCACGATGCTCATACCATGCAGGCCAAGCCAGGAGGTGGCCAGGCAGGCCACAATCATGTCCCCCGCAGGCAGTGCATGGCCCCGGGCCCACTCCCATCCCAGTACGGCTGCCATGAGGCCATTCTGCAGCATGGCAGCCAAGGACCCCAGGAAGAAGATGGCCATGAAGAATAGTGTGGGCGAGGTGGGCATCTTCTCCTATCCTGAACTCAGGACACATCCATGGACAAAACAGCCTCTCAGTCAGCAAATCCTGAAAATCCTCTCCACAGATTCGCTCAGTAGCCTAGCTGCCTGCCACATCCCCACTGCTCCCTAGGACTGGAGAAGAGCTCCCCTTGAGCTCCTGACATGCAAATCACTCCATCTCAGTGACAGTGGCCTCCATTTGCATAGCCTGAAtttgcctgttctttttttttatctgagcAGATGTGAGGAAATGCCAAGAGAACAGGGGCTCAGGGGACCAAAAGCACCCatagttctttttttgttatattatggtaaaacatatataacaaaacatttaccatttcaatcatttttacgtgtacaattcagtggtgttaatcatgttcaccatgttgtatGACCATCATCATCATCGGTTTGCACATTATTTCTTAACCTTACTATTCCTTTGCTAAATTCTCCTTAAAATATGCACTGACCCTTGTTTCCTTCCCCAAAGCAACCTCCACTGTCCACAAACCTTCCCTGACATCTGTGTCCTGAGCTAGTATTTGATCCAGGATCTGTTTGCACTGTAATTAGGCCCTTTTCCTGAGTGGGTGAAGGTCCCTGTgtcgtgcaaatggtttgtgcttagctactaaactaaaaggttggcaattcaaacccacccagcagtgctacggaagaaagacctgacagtctgctttcataaagattacagccaatctGTGGCATATGCTCTGCTGTCACAGCCCCTGTGGCACGAACCAACAGAGCTCCAGGGTCAGACACTGGAATCAGAAAAACACTTCGGCTCTTGACAGTTTGAGGTCATTTCCTTGCCTGACTAGAAGATAGGGCAAAGAGGGAGAGGACATAAAAAGCAGGCACAAATATTTTAGCTAGATATAAGGAAAGATAGAGTACCATTCTCTCGAGAACAGCCCTGTCCAGCAGAAGCTTCTACAGTGATGGACATGCCCTGCTCTGCATCGTCCTATATGGTAGCTATTGGCCCACATGatttattgaacacttgaaaCATAGCCagcacaaatgaggaaattaggttttaattttatttaattttgattattttaaatttaaataatcatATGTGTCTAGTGGCCACTACACTGGGCAGTGCAATTCCAGATCAAGAGTTTTTTTCAGCTCTTTGagtacaagaaacacaccttgtACTCCATATTCTAAATGCCCAGCACAGTGACTACCAgccaataaccaaacccattactgttgactCGATTCCTGCTtatggcgaccctatatgacagtgtagaacagccccatagggttcccaagaagcagctagtggatttgaactgccagcctttggttagcagccgagctcttaaccactgagccaccagggctccacagtggCTACCATGGCCCCAATAATATTCAAAAGAGTGAATGGAGTAAACGCTGGTACTAATGAAAAGGAGATAATATAACTTAGAAGATAAGAGCACAGCATTTAGAATTTATGGGACATGAACTCAAATTCTGACTTTGACATTTACTtacctgtgtgactttgggaatgTTACTAGAATCtctaagccttaaaaaaaaaaaaaaaatacagccaagaaaacactattgaGGAGTTgacctctgtaacacatgggttcaccatgagtcagaattaacttgacaaccACCGGTTTGTTTTCCTGTAGGTGGGGGAGGAATGAATCCATACCTACAAAGCTTGTAGCCCTGACTTCAGTTACCTACACTTCTGAATGCTCACGGTGCCCAAGGCCCCACTGGGTGACTCTATCTATATTGGAGACCAAGGGGACTCCAGTTAAAATGTGAATGTCCCTGAAGTTCTTATTCTAGAATCTGTTAGCCACTAACACCTTCTCATCAGTGTGCTTGGCAAATTAAAATTAATGTGCTCCTGGTCGGTAATTGCCCCATGAACAACTACCTTCCACCTTTGTCACGAGATCAGAAGAAccggatggtacccagctacaattACGGAATGTTTGATCacagattctatagaaaaatcctgatgaaaagggggaaaatgcagaacagaatttcaaacacTCATGGGATTCAGCCTTTATGAAGCCATAGAGGCTGTAAAAACCTGTGAGCTTATTGCCCttatataatctttaaaccctaaaccttaaaccaaaattatcccttgaagtcttccttTAACCAAATAATGTTGTTGTTCGTAAGTGTCCTCcggtttgttccaactcatagcgaccctatgtagaacagaatacaaaactgcccatactgcaccattctcacaattgctgttatgcttgagcccgttgttgcagccactgtgtcaatccatctggttgagggtcttcctctttttcgacgatcctctactttatctagCATTGTatctttccccagggactggtccctcctgataaggtgtccaatgtatgtaagatgaagtcttgccattcttgcttctaaggtactttctggctgtacttcctccaagacaaattggAAGACTATATTCTTCatcacaccataattcaaaggcatcaattctttgttttttttaattcattgtccagctgtctcatgcatatgaagttattaaaaacaccatggcttgagtcagatgcatcttagtcctcaaagagacaactttcctttttaacactttaaagaggtcttttgaagcagagttacccaatgtaatgcatcttttgatttctgctgCTTCCATAGTGTTGAGTGTGGATCCCAACAAAATGTTGTtttcggggttcctccagtttccatcagaccataaagtctggtctttttacatgaatttgaatcctgctctgtctgagactctctgttgtggtTTCTGTCACagcaatcattggtggtagctgggcactatctagatcttctgctctcaggctgacggagtctctggttcatttggtccttaaGTCGTTtgggctaatactttccttgtgtctttgggtttcttcattctccttttctctgagTGGGATGGGACCGATAGTTTTATCTCagacggctgctcacaagcttctaagaccccagatgtcgctcaccaaagtgggatgtagaacattttctttataaactgttacaccaattgacctagatgtcccacaaaactatggtccccagactcaaTCCCAgtgactctgtccctcaaagtgtttggatgtatgtacgaaacttctttgcttttgctttagcccagttgtgctgacttacgctgtattgtgtgttctttccttcccttaaccgaagttgacacttgtctactatcttgtTAGTGATTtgccctccccctcccttcccatcctcttaaccattaaataatttttttttctgtgtaaactttttcttgagttcttgtaatagtggtgctatacaatatttgttcatttgtgattgacctatttcactcagcataatgccctcctgatttacccatgctgtgagatgttttgtgaattgatcattgttctttatcattgcacagtattccattgtgtgtaagtTCCAtaatatgtttatccattcatctattgatgggaatttaggttgtttcaatcttttgctaatgtgaataatactgcaacgaacatggatgtgcatatatctattcatgtgacagctcttatttatcTCAGGTATGTTCCTATTTTTTtatgttcctaggagtaggattgctggatcataagatatttctctttctatctttttaaggaagcaccatactatTTTCCAAGGTGATAgtctcccacgtgtctgtcagtttgtcctactgtgggggcttgcatgttgctgtgattctagaagctatgccacccgtattcagataccagcagggtcgcccaaggaggacaggtttcagctgagcttcctgactaagacagattaggaagaagaacctggcaatctactttctggaaagcattagccagtgaaaaccttatgaatagcagcggaatattgtctgatatagtgctggaagatgagcccccaggttggaagtcactcaaaagatgactggggaagagctgcctcctcaaagtagagttgaccttaatgatgtgaatggagtaaagctttcaggaccttcatttgctgatgtgacatgactcaaaatgagaagaaacagccacaaacatccattaataatcagaacctggaatatacgaagtatgaatctaggaaaattggaaatcatcaaaaatgaaatggaacacataaacatcaatatcctaggcattagtgagctgaaatggactagtattggccattttggattggacaatcatatagtctactatgctgggaatgacaacttgaagaggaatggtgttgcattcatcgtcaaaaagaacgtttcaagatctatcctgaagtacaacgctgttagtgataggataatatccatatgcctacaaggatggccagctaatacaactattattcaaatttatgcagcaaccactagggctaaagatgaagaaatagaagatttttatcagctgctacagtccgaaattgattgaacatgcaatcaagatgcattgataattactggtgattggaatgcaagagttggaaacaaagaaaaaggatcagtagttggaaaatatggccttgggaatagaaacaatgccggacatcgaatgatagaattttgcaacaccaacgacttcttcattggaaataccttctttcaccaacataaactgtgactatacacatggacctcgccagttggaacacaaagaaatcaaattgactacatctgtggaaagagacgatggaaaagctcaatatcatcagtcagaacaaggccaggggccgactgtggaacagaccatcaattgctcatatgcaagttcaagctgaaactgaaaaaaatcagagcaagtccacaagagtcaaaatatgaccttgagtataccccacctgaatttagagaccatctgaagagtagatttgactcactgaacactagtgaccaaagaccagacaagttgtggaatgacatcaaggacattatccatgaagaaagcaagaagtcattgaaaagacaggaaagaaagaaaagaccaaaatggatgtcagaggagactctgaaacttactctcaaacatcgaggagctaaagcaaaaggaagaattgatgaagtaaaagagctgaacagaagatttcaaaaggtggctcgagaagacaaggtaaagtattataataacatgtgcatagagctggagagggaaaaccaaaagggaagaacatattc comes from the Elephas maximus indicus isolate mEleMax1 chromosome 8, mEleMax1 primary haplotype, whole genome shotgun sequence genome and includes:
- the LOC126082111 gene encoding taste receptor type 2 member 143-like produces the protein MPTSPTLFFMAIFFLGSLAAMLQNGLMAAVLGWEWARGHALPAGDMIVACLATSWLGLHGMSIVNSLLPTLSIRDNVHYIRILWDFNNMLNFWLNALLSVFYCVKITFFSHPAFLWFRWRLSRSVPTLLLGSLAISVLTTIPSVIGHIIAIQMAASKTPHTNGSWVDQAITFRQKFFLLHETLVPLLPFLLFLVSTALLIFSLWQHLRQMQGSHPGPRDPSTQAHTVALKLLSFFLVFYTSYFLSLIVTVMNLMPLHLHWYWVWQVAIYTSISLHSTFLLLSSPRLRRARKNGLLDGWAIGCRGLDIG